The Oenanthe melanoleuca isolate GR-GAL-2019-014 chromosome 12, OMel1.0, whole genome shotgun sequence DNA window ttttttgtttttttttttcctggcagtgcCTTTTTGAGAGGTAACATTTCCTGCCCCCTGAGGGATCAATACACTCCCTCGACATAAATAACACAACTTGCCCAGAATTTCAAGcattttcacttaaaaatgaAGTTTCCTCTTCATCCTTAACCCTCATGGATGCTAATTCCTGATCACAGCTGTGCCTTTTAGATGACTACCTATTCCAGTTTGCCACACTACAAGTCTgatagattaaaaaaacccaaaagtaCACAGTTACACATTACTGGGTTTCCCCATGCTGTTCCAGaacattttaatgagaaatgaGAAGTAAGAAGGAGGTGGGGGAAAGCTCTGTACAGCCCTTGCTGTTCGGCCTTGGCCGAGCCACCGCCCTGGGCCGCCTCCCCTCAGCGACTCAGCTGCCCCGACCACCGGCGATTTACAGCATACTGCTGTTCTATGACAGAACACACTAGTGCCGAAGCACACCAGAGATTAAGCCTGGACTTGGTTAGAACCTGCAGCGGCCATTGTTCCACGAGCTGAGGTGGAGCGGCGCAGATCTGAGGGAAGCGCCCGGCGGCCGCGCCGAGCCCCCGCCCTCCGCAGCAGCAGCGGCTGTGCCGAGCCGGCACCTCGTGGCGGGTTCGCTTCCAGCTCCTGAGGGAAAAGCTTCTCTGGGATCTCTGCCCAAGGACTGCAGCTCCCAAGGGGAAGcctctgcccagagcagatCCCACAGTGTCCCACACGGGCacttccaggagctgggatctgCCACGGAGCCCTCcaggctgtgggcacagcccagggcattGGCTCAGGGATTGCACTGCTCACTGCTTGGCTTTTCTGGGtttagttttgaaaacaaaaccctctggtccctgcagcaacacgaggTGGTGAAGCTGCTGTTGCTGGCACACACCAGATCTCCTGCTGGATGGGAAGGGactggggctggcactgcttgGTTACTGAAAAACTCAGACATTTCAACTCACATAAGGCCTGGGCCTTGGAACAGACACATTCCCAGCAGCCCTTCTCCCTCTCAGAAGAGCAAACTGTGAGGATCAAGCAGTAAGGGAGCAGGGAAAATTCAGCATTGAATATGAAACCCCCAAATCTCTTCTCaatcaatgaagaaaaaaaaaattttttctttacGTTGGCAGCAACCTTCTCAGAAAAATTTATATACCCAAGACCCCTGCCCCCACAAGCCCATGAACTGAATGAGCCCAAATGAGGAGCATTATACAAACAAGAGTAAGGGCTCAAAGATAAACCAAAGCTGGAGCTACTCCTGCATTTCAAATTCCTGACTTCAGATGCAGACTTCAATCCAGTTCTGAAGGAGATACTTAAACATGAACTGTGTACAAAATCATCCTACCTGAATTTGGATTTCATCACACAGTTCTCTTGCCATGTTGTAGAACTGGTTGGCTGCAGCATCAAGGACCTTCACTACAACTTTCAGGCCTGTCCTCCCCTTTACTCTGCCATGAACATCCACTGCAAAGTTGTAGTTTGCAGGAAGCTGAAAAGCAGCCTTGGACAGGAGAAAGGGATTAAAGTTGGACTCATGGAAAGCCCAGACGTTGGCACAGAGGTGCTGACAACTGATCCTGCATTTAGAGGCAGTAGAGGCAGCagtgctccctgcactgccctgctgtggctgtttccttttcccaagctgcacacacatgcactacacacacacacagagctcacctCACTGTGCCTTGTCCTAACATCCAGAGTGTCCCTCTTGCTGACAGACCAGTGGAACGTTAACCCTGGCACAGCATTGCCAAAGGAGAAAGGAGTCTGAGTGCTGGTGATGCCCATGACATAAACTGGCATCTGCAAAGAGAGAAACCGCCCTGCTTAGGTAATGCCAGCATGCAAACCACACTCCTGCCCATAGCAAAGAGAATTAAAATTCACTGATCAAGAGATGGGGGTCTCTCATGAAGAAAttgttttggctgctgcttATGTTATGAGGATGCATCACATGGAAGAGTCAACCCCCAACTTGTCAAAAGTCAATTTTGATTCCTTCTGATTTGGTACATGCTCTACAAACAGCCAACACAAGGATGTTCATGGTTTCATTTTTAATCTTCAAAGCAATTCATTTACTTGGGATCAATGAGCTGGAATCACTGGCCCTTCCATCAGCTCACAGGGAAAACGTGAGGAAATGTGAAGTTCTAACTGATCCTATTTTCCTCAGCACTCTGTCTGCTACTACAGATGACCATCCTCCTGCTCACTGTGATCAGGTACAGAACCAGGAGAGAAATCTCAGCCACTTGACCAAAAAGCATGAGATAGGCAGAGATTGTCCTTCATAGTTCTGCCTCAGAGACTCACAGCAGGCCTGGGGCTGGCTTTAATGATTAGAGAAAGACGTTTTAGCAATGGCAATATCTGTTGTTCTGGCTAGAATAGACATGCTGGAGATTTTCAGCATACACAGAAAGGAAGTCTCCACTGCAAACAGAATGAAGATGAGAGAACACTTCTCCAGATTGATCGATGCTGTTTCACCAGGCCTTGAATCTGGTACAATGGTAAACTTATTTTGAATTCCGATTTAATATCAGAGAATCAGAAAAGGATTGGATTGGAAGAACCTTAAAGTTCAACTCATTTTCACCCCCTGCTTGGGGGCATTCATCTTGCCCAAGTGGCTCCATGCTCACAACCTCCAGCCGtgtggaggagctgtggggttgTTGGGCTGTGTCATCAgggctgctgttcctgctgcacgAAAATCAAAGGTCTGTcttaaaaacccccaaaacaatTTCAGTGAAACGTGGATTTAGAGGGAGAAGAGTGACTGAACCATGGCCTGGCCCAGAATGGCGGAGTGACCCCATGCCTGCTCCAAACTGGCAGGCTGATTCCATGTGGCTTCAAACAATCAACTGTGTTGCAAATAAAGCCAGTGCACACACTGGACAGTTAGAACTTTCAATCCATATTTAATATTCTACTAGTACATCTCTTATCTTCAGAACAAAAAGCATGAATCTTGAGCTGCAGTGGTGAACCCTCAAGATATCAAGGTCTCTCCTTGTGGTGATACTGAAAGAGACCAGATAGAACCTTTCCACCACAGTTCCAGTGTGAGAAAGCAGGCACTGTTTATTGCAGTGCTGGTCACTCAGAGGACTCCTCCTCTAATCATGTGCCCCAAGTGTTGGGCAAAGAGTTTTTATGACACACATGGATTACATAGTCATTAGTTCTGCCTGCTTATTTGATATctatgtattattttattttacacagtCATACCCCTTATTGGAAGTTCTCATGTTGTTCTTTGTGGTCTGTCTTCAACATCCTTTTTAGAGGGCTGTTCCTGGACTCCCACTTTTGAATAAGCACAATATCATTGTTTTGCATATACTTCTCCTTTGTCAGCCTTGCAGAGCTGAACTGGCTTCCTGCTTGTGTTGTGCATGACTTCTGTTTGCCTCAGTTACACCTTTATCTATTTCTC harbors:
- the LOC130258316 gene encoding nuclear pore membrane glycoprotein 210-like, which translates into the protein MPVYVMGITSTQTPFSFGNAVPGLTFHWSVSKRDTLDVRTRHSEAAFQLPANYNFAVDVHGRVKGRTGLKVVVKVLDAAANQFYNMARELCDEIQIQSPSEGTLGSAPVWVRSVQTQAWEGP